The window TAATGGCGATGAACCCACTGAGCCAGACTGCgaggagagagaagcagcagCTGAGAGCGGGCTCCAGGTCTGAGGGACACCCTCCTGCTTGTGGTGGGGGATCTCCTGTCTCCAGGAAACCCCACCACCAGCTGGGAGCACCACCCGTCAacctcacacaccctctcatacacacaaacacacattcacacatcaCGTACACAAGATTTCAGTGCTAGTAACTATTTACTGTGCCGGAACGACAATATTCTATAATACCCCACATCAACGTAGACAGTCTGCAGTCAGACATGATCCTCACCTCGTCCTTGATTTtgaccccaaccctaaccctaaccatgaCCTGAACCCTGAGCCTGtccctgaccctgtccctgaGCCTGACCATAAACCTGTCCCTGACCCTGCTCCTGACTCTGATCCAGACTCTGTCCCTGACCCTGATcctgactctgtccctgactcGACCCTGATTCTGTCCCTGACCCTGATCCTGATCCTGATCCTGACCCTGATCCTGACCCTGtccctgaccctgtccctgaccctgatcctgactctgtccctgactctgtccctgaccctgtccctgtctctgtccctgatcctgtccctgactctgtccctgactctgtccctgactctgcCCTGACCCTGATCCTGATCCTGatcctgtccctgtctctgtccctgaccctgtccctgatcctgtccctgactctgtccctgactctgtccctgactctgccctgatcctgatcctgtccctgactctgtccctgactctgtcCCTGACCCTGATCCTGACTCTGCCcctgactctgtccctgactctgcCCTGACCCTGATCCTGATCCTGATCCTGTCcctgactctgtccctgactctgtTCCTGACCCTGATCCTGACTCTGtccctgaccctgtccctgtccctgatcctgatcctgactctgtccctgactctgtccctgaccctgtccctgactctgtccctgatcctgaccctgactctgtccctgaccctgaccctgtccctgatcctgatcctgactctgtccctgaccctgtccctgaccctgtccctgaACCTGTCCCTGTCTCTTTCCCTGACCCTGCCCCTGATTCTGTCCCTGACTCTGCCCTGACCCTGtccctgaccctgtccctgactctgtccctgactctgccctgaccctgtccctgtctctgtccctgatcctgtccctgaccctgtccctgaccctgtccctgactctgtccctgtctctgtccctgatcctgtccctgaccctgtccctgactctgtccctgatcctgtccctgactctgtccctgaccctgtccctgatcctgtccctgaccctgtccctgactctgtccctgaccctgtccctgatcctgtccctgactctgtccctgatcctgtccctgaccctgtccctgatcctgtccctgaccctgtccctgaccctgtccctgatcctgtccctgactctgtccctgatcctgatcctgactctgtccctgaccctgatcctgaccctgtccctgactctgtccctgaccctgaccctgatcctgcccctaaccctgaccctgccCCTGACTGTGACCCTGATCCTGTTCCtgaaccctgaccctgaccctaaacctgCCCCTgcccctaaccctgaccctgaccctgacccagaCCATAAACCctcccctgcccctgcccctgtcCAAGCCTCTTGTCATTCCGAGGGAGCAGCAGCTGCCGGAGGTTTAGGTgatgctgggtgggggggggggggggggggtgtggtgttgAGGAACAGTGTCCTGGTCACTCACCCGACATCTGTGTAATCTCTCGCGGCTGGGCCTGCAGTGAGTCATGGTGCTGGATACAGAGCCGGCTGTCTATCTGATAGAGTAAGGCTGGGCAGATGTAGGTGAACTGTTTCGGCGTAATCCCGCGCGTATCGCTCAGCCCAAAGTTGACCAGGAGCTGAGTTACGTTCAGACACTATCAGGATGGAAACAAACCCCAGTGACTATCGTTTGATAATTACAGCCCTCCGACACCTCGATCTGTTCACCCTGGGTCATGGCGATCGCGTACAAACATGAAAACACGCCCCCAACCTCTTCTGGGTGaacacatttctcctcatctcagtcctcccCCTGTTTCCTTTAtactgtgaccccctggttctcAACATCCCACCCCCCGCCTGACCCCCCGGTCACCAGGGACATTCTTCCCGCATTCACCCCACCCCAGGTTTCCATGTGACTCCCTCCCTCCTCGTTCGTCTCAACTCCCAGTGAGCACAGCTCGAAACGATCCGGCCCCTCTCCTCATCCGCCCAGGGATTGTTCTGGGAAGCGCCTCGCTGCTCTCCCTCAGGTACGGAGaaacccacacccccccaccacccccctcgcAAGATTGACATATTCATCGATTAAAACCTCAAAGATTTAACAGCTTCTCAGGTTTGCTTAATGCAAGTTAAGAAatacgaggtaagaaatagggagccAATGCAGCTAAACgcatggctacagggctggtgtaggaggaagggcttccattatgtggataattggagcacattctggagGAAGGTAGAACCTGTACAGcgaggacgggttgcacctgaaccgcaagggcacaaatatcctgagGGAGGTTTGCTTGAGCTGTACGGGATAGTTTAAACTAGCTTGGTAGCagggtggggaaccggatttgtaattcagaggatgaggtattcagccttccaacagacagaACAAAGAGTgaagttgttaataaagaaatgcagtcgatggtggacacagggatggttgaagagtgtatacttcaatgctagaagtatcagaaaaaggcggatgaacttagagcatgggtcagtacgtgaaactacgatgttgtggccattacagaaacttgggtaactcagggacaggaatggttgttggaagctCTGGGATTAGGtgcttttaaaagaaacagggagggtgggggagtggcaatgctagtcagggctagtatcaCAGCTattgaaaggcagttcgagaatgatgtgtctacagagtcagtttggttGAGGTTAGGAATAAGAAAGGAGcggtcacttttttttttaaacagaccccctaataagtggaggagtggattgggaggcagatgctggaaaggtgcagaagtcacagggttgtaatcATGGgtggcttcaactttccaaatattgattggaaactttttagttataatagtttagatggagcagattttgtccagagCGTTCAGGGAGGAAGGCATTTTGGCGGTAACGATcattaactctgttacttttacaatacaGGATAGGTACATAGAGCAGGGttaggtttataattgggggaagggtaattagaattctattaggcaagaactgggtaacagatgctgtcagagaagagcactattgaaatgtggagattttttaaggaatgcatactgtgagGGATGGATCATGCCTCAAAAacgttattgaattctttgaagaggtgaccgaacacgtggatgaaggtagagcggtgggtgtggtatacatggatttaagtaaagcgTGTGGTTCCCcctggtaggctcatgcagaaggtaaggaggcatgggatgggggggaatgtggcagattggattcagaactggctgacccttagaagacaaagggtggtagtggacggaaaatattcaacatggtgctcagttacgagtggtgtgccacaaggatctgtcttgGGTCCTCCtcaatttgtgatttttgtaaatgatttggaagaaggagtggaagggtggattagtaagttcatggacgatacaaaggtgggtcacattgtggacagtgcggagggctgttccaggttacaaagggacgttgataggatgcagagctgggccgagaagtggcagatggagtttaaccctggaatgtgtgaggtgattcattttcgaaggacaaacttgaaagcagaatacagggttaacggaaagattcctgacagtgtggaggagcagagggatcttggggttcgtgctcacagttctctgaaagctgccacccaggtggatagagttgttaacaaggcaaatggtgtgttagctttcattaatagagagattgagtccaagagccgtgaagttatgctccagctatataaaagcctggttcggccacatctggagtatcgtgaccagttctggtcgcctcattacaggaaagatgtggaagcgatggaaaaggtgcagaggagatttaccaggaagttgcctggaatagaggaaaggtcttataaggaaaggtcgagagagctagggcttttctctttagaacgacgaaggatgagaggtgactcgaAGGAGGTGCACAAGATCATCAGAGGTATAGATTGGGTGGGCAGCCGGAGacattttcctcgggtggaggtagctattatgaggggcaatagctttaaagtgagtggaggtagatacaggggagacatcagaggtaggttatttactcagagagtggttggggtgtgaaatgcattgccggagagggtagcggagtcggcctcattaggggcatttaagcagctattagataggcttatggatgatagtataaggtaggggtggaggttagatagtccTTAGGTTTAGGTTAAAACATTCGGCACAAcacagtgggccgaagggcctgtgctgtgctgtactgttctatgttctatgttgtatccTCATCACTATTGCAACGCTTCAGTCTTTCACTTACAAATTCTGCGTCTGATACTACCTCAATCTCTctaacacctgaaaaaggagcgaggctccgaaagcttgtgttttccaataaacctgttgggctgtaacctagtaacaaagtgtggagctggatggctatgggaccaagtgctgggaagtgggggttggggtagTCAGGTTGTTGTTTATTcgtaaaataaacaagggcaggacttatacaattggaagtagggccttgggcagtgttgtagaagaGAGGGAACCTgtgggattcaggtacataattctctgaCGTGTATGTCGCATGCAGACAGGGTGTTTAAGAAGGCGTTCAGCATgattgccttcatcgctcagaccttcaggtgtaggagttgggacgtcatgttgaggttgtctagtacattagtgaggcctcttcagtTTGGGtttcccagttataggaaggatactattaaactggagagggttcggaggagattttccaggatggaGGGGGTTTACGTGATAAGGAGAGACCTGGGCGGGGGGTTTCCCCAGAGCGTTGCAGGCTGAAGTGGGGTGGACCTTATaacagtttataaaaccatggggggcatggagagggtaaataACTGAAGTGTTTTCCCTAAAGTGGGGGAGTTTGGGGCACATTTtgaaggtgagatgagaaagttttaaaaaggacatgaggggccaactaattttttttacacagagtgttgtTCGCGTGTGGagtgagcttcctgaggaagtggtggacgtgggcacagttacagcatataaaagacatttggatgagtacgtggacagggaaagggttggaggcagatgggccgggagcaggcaggtgtgggactagtttagttcgggactATGGTCAGTatgggctggttgggccgaagggtctgtttctgtgctgtgcgaCTGCATGACTCCAGCTGGCCTTTGCTCTCAGAGAGAAAGGGAGCAGGGCACCCCTGAGATAAAATGGGCAGTGGGGTTACCCAGTTACCCAGAAGCTCCCTCACCCAGGCAACATGAATGGTGATAGTTTCTGGGAAAGATCGAATCCTCCGGAAGACTCACATTTTCATGGAGGTGGTTATACATGGAATGGTTCAGGACCCgatcatcatcagtgagcctgtgGGATGGGGCAGGGAGGGGCTGGTCCTGCGGCGATCTCTGTGTTCGGTGACCCCCCATGCTCCTCCATTGCCGCAGCCTCCCCCAACCCCGGACATTCCCCTGGGCGTCTCCCAGGGAATCCCGTCGGGCTGCAGGAGTCTCTGTCCTCCTGTCCTTCGTCCATTTGGAGGATCTGCAACACAATAGGTGCCATTAAATCCTGGTCAGTCTCACCCCTCCCAtcgtgcgccccccccccccccccacaccccccgtccctcggccccgaccctccgacagcgccccggtCCCTTGGCCTCGACCCTCTGACGGCGCCCCGGTCCCTTACCATCTGATAGCACCCggtcctgaccctccgacagcacacggtccctgaccctctgacagcgcccagtCCCTGGCCTTCCTGCAGCGCCCGGTCCCTGACCCTCCTGCAGCGCCCGGTCCCTGACTCTCCGACAGCACCCGGTccctgaccctcagacagcgcccagTCCCTGAGCGTCCGGCAGTGCCCAGTCCCTGACCCTCCTACAGCGCCTGGTCCCTAACCTTCCGGCAGCGCCCAGTCCCTGAGTGAGCGTGCAATGGTTGCAGTAGACGGTGTGGTGACTGACCTGAGGCTGGACGCTGTGGTGGCTCTCGCTCCCTGGGCACCTCTGTCCGGGCCGGTGGTGCCCCCAGACTGCCCGGCCAGCATGGACAGGTGGTCCTGTGTGGTGTGACTGTGGATGTGCTTGCGTTCCTGGAGCTCTAGGGCGTCCAGATGGGACACATGGGCATGGCCCAGCTTCTCGTGTTCGATCTCCACCACCTGGACCTGGCCTAGGCCCAGGCTCATCAAGAGCCTGTGGAGACCCTCAGAGGAGATCCTGCCGCCCTGCCCATAGTGGCCGAATAGCCTGCTCAGGTAGTACCTCTGCTCGGCCACTGCTTCCAGGGCGGGCCTGGCATCCCGGCTCTTCGGCGCTCCTCCGGTTCTCGCCGCCTCTCCCTGAGCTCTGCACCCCCACTCCGGGCCCACCCAGACGCACAGCGACCCCAGGAGAAACACCGTCAAGAACCTGCTCTtcatcttcctcctcctcctcctcctccccacctttCCTTCTGGGTCACCTACAATTGGACAAAGACAAATTAAAACCCTTGGGGGTGCGGCCAACATGgatccctccctcaccccccccaccccccaggaaCGCCGACGAAGCCAGGGAGAAGGCCGGGAAAAATGGGAGCCTCGGGGTGGGGGGCACATGGGGGACCGGTGGGATCTGGCTGTGCATGTCTGGGCCAGCGGGATGGGTCGACAGAGGAAGGACCTTACCTTGATCCGTCCGCGGGACCAGGTACAAGGGTGGCAAGGGGCTTGGAGATGTGGAAGGCAGGGGCTGggtgtaggccactcagcccctcaaggcCTGTTGgccctttcaatgagatcacggctgattgtCAAACTCAGTCCCCCGTTCCTTGCTTTCTAACCCCCAGTCCCCACTTCCATACCTTGTCACCCCCTAAGAGCGACATCTAAATCCTTCTCCACACCAATCAATGTTTAGGCCCTaccgctttctgtggtagagaatcccCACAGACTCCCttctctctggatgaagacaaatctcctcatcccagtcctacTCAGTCTCTGTTAGCCCGTGAGCCCCCTGTTTCTGGGCTCCGTGTTCCACCCACCCCACCAGACACTGCGAAATTCCTTCCCATGTTTTCCCGCTGCCTGAATTTTACAGGCTTCCCAcccctcctcattcttccaacACAATCTGACtccatccttcctacaatgctgCCTACAATGATCTGTGCGTGGCTCtggtttctgtactgtagggagggtgttttcctttctttatttgttcacgggatgagggcatcgctgaccaggcagcatttactacccatccctaattgcccaaagcgCAGttcatagtcaaccacattgttgtgtgggtctggagtcacatgtaggcccagaccaggtaaggatggcagtttccttccctaaaggggaatggatacatggtcatctttagactcttgGTTCCAGATTTCAACGtgaattcacaaaagaggaggaaaacagcaacaaactgccattcctagatgtcacagtagagcgaacagccaatggggaacttcaaaccagcgtctacaggaaaacaacacacacggaccaaatactgaactacaggagcaaccatcccaacacccacaaacgaagctgcattagaacattattccaacgagctaccacacactgcagcacagaggaactacgcagagcagaggaaaatcacctatacagcgtattcaaaaagaatgggtaccctatgaacacagtccgccgattcctcagcaataaaaacaaacaaacagacaaaacgggtccagaaaccataaccactctcccctacatcaaagacatttccaaaatgactgccagactactcggaccccttggcatcagggtagcccacaaacccaccaacacactaaaacagcagctaatgaacttaaaagaccctatgcagacaaataaaacgaacgtcatctacaaaataccttgcaagaactgtgacaaacaggccagaaagctagccaccaggatacatgaacatcaactagccacaaaataacaagacccactatcactcgtatccttacatacagatgtggaaggacaccactttgattgggacaacacatccatcctaggacaagccaaacagagacacgcacgaggattcctagaagcatggcattccaactggaactccatcaacaaacacattgatttggagccaatctaccatccccaaggaaacctaaacagataaatagaaagcgggacataacaccagcgcttcgtcggaggctcactgatgatgttacctagaatggtgacgaaacgtctgcaaactaaccttccagctcagcgagcaaactcacatccagagcctcaacctgagctacaaatcttctcaaaactcgctaatgtaaatctgttgctgattgttgggaaaaacccatctggttcactaatgtccttttagggaaggaagctgccatcctcacctggtctgggcctacatgtgactccagacccacacagcaatgtggttgactatgaactgcgctctgggcaagtagggatgggtaGCCCAAGTGTGGAAGGTGACGGTCCAAGTGGAGGGAAAAGGGGATTAGAACAGATGGGCGGTTGATGGCGGGCTGAAATGGCTGGGGACCCTGCCTGCATTTCCATAGCCCCTGTCGTCAACCCTCAACACCTTGAGGCATCTGGCAGAGCCAGTCAAGTGGCTACAGAGTTGCGGTGCGGAGGGCTGCGGTGGAGTGGGGGTGGTGTGTCCTTGGTACACAGCAAGACCCCACGAGCAGATAGCCTGCTTCGAGGACATATTGGATGGGTCACACGCCACTCGCAGTGCCCACCCTACCCCCACCGCACCACGAAAAATCACTCGCCAATGACCCTCCACTCTACCCAGagggtgttgggaattggggGTTTCTGGGGGGGACACAtcgggaaaaaaaatcagtgactcGAATTTCACTTTCTGCTTTGGCAGGCCATCTCATCGGGGGTTGGGGGGAACCCTCCCAGCTTCTGAGGGGCTCAACGCTgaatgtggggtgggggggggagtgttctCAGAGCAAGGTGGTCACCTGATTCAGACTGAGGTGTGGAGGGATTTTTAACCTCGGCTCGCGTACACCCAGCTCCTCCCGGAACACCGTACCCATATCCCACTCCATCCCGGTCAAGTCCCTTTACAACCTATCCGCATGTGAATCAGGTCACCTCTCGGAGGATGCAGGTCTAGcccttcctcataaggcaacccactcattccagggtaacaaagtgtggagctggatgaacacagcaggccaagcagcatctcaggagcacaaaagctgatgtttcgggcctagacccttcatgagagatcttttgtgctcctgagatactgcttggcctgctgtgttcatccagcttcacactttgttatcttggattctacagcatctgcagttcccgttatcactcatTCCAGGGATTGGTCCAACAAACCTTCCCTGAGTTGCTTCTAATACAATAACACCCCTCTGTAAGTGTGGTGACCAGTCTTGCGCACAgcgctcccaatgtggtcttccTTACACCCTTTTAATTAACGAAACCCGGCCTCCCTGCTTTTGCAACCCCCCACAATGAAAACATGACATCCTGCTGGTTTTCCCAATTGCTTTGCTGCACCGACAGACTGACCTTCTGGGAATCGTGCACcaggacactcagatccctctgtgccTCCAAGCTCCCTCGCCGTTCAGATAATGCACATGTTTTCCATTCCTTCTGCCAAAGTCAACATGGCTCACACGTTTGCCACCTAGGTTGCCCAGCTCGCTGAACTCAAAATATCCTCCTAACAACTTGCTTTCTGACCCAGCTTTCCCCCGGCAGCCGGTACAGACACTGTCCCCAGTTTTCGATGTTTATTGCTTGGAACGGAGAGCTAAGCCGTAATATTGTTCCAAAGTCCTGTTGTTCACACGCTGAGAGCATTTCACTTCATTGCAGCCGACATCAAACAGAGTGTTTACTTTACAATCGAGGGGCTATAAAGCTGTGACAAGATAAACTCCTTGGACTGCAGGAATCAGCGATAACACTTGCTACAATAAATTGGgggcatttttccacacagagggcggtgtgtATAGGGAACGAGCTGCCGGAGTTCAGCTTGGGAGGCTAGACCAGCACGGGCgagctgggccgaagggcctgtttccaagctgccTGACTCTGTGAAAAGG of the Stegostoma tigrinum isolate sSteTig4 unplaced genomic scaffold, sSteTig4.hap1 scaffold_121, whole genome shotgun sequence genome contains:
- the LOC132207686 gene encoding zinc transporter ZIP10-like, whose translation is MSLGLGQVQVVEIEHEKLGHAHVSHLDALELQERKHIHSHTTQDHLSMLAGQSGGTTGPDRGAQGARATTASSLRSSKWTKDRRTETPAARRDSLGDAQGNVRGSLMMIGS